A section of the Delphinus delphis chromosome 1, mDelDel1.2, whole genome shotgun sequence genome encodes:
- the DNALI1 gene encoding axonemal dynein light intermediate polypeptide 1, whose product MIPPADSLLKYDTPVLVSRNKEKRSPKARPLKVSPQQPGPSGPVPQPPKTKLPSTSGVPDPTKQAEEILNAILPPREWVEDTQLWIQQVSSAPSTRMDVVHLQEQLDLKLQQRQARETGICPVRRELYSQCFDELIREVTISCAERGLLLLRVRDEIRMTIAAYQTLYESSVAFGMRKALQAEQGKSDMEKKIAELETEKRDLERQVNEQKAKCEAIEKRESERRQVEETKHKEEIQFLKRTNQQLKAQLEGIIAPKK is encoded by the exons ATGATTCCCCCCGCGGACTCTCTGCTCAAGTATGACACCCCGGTGTTGGTGAGCCGGAACAAGGAGAAACGGAGCCCCAAA GCTCGGCCACTGAAAGTCAGCCCTCAGCAGCCCGGACCCTCAGGTCCCGTCCCACAGCCACCAAAGACCAAGCTCCCCTCAACTTCCGGTGTCCCAGATCCTACAAAGCAGGCAGAAGAAATCTTGAATGCCATCCTGCCCCCGAG GGAGTGGGTGGAGGACACGCAGCTATGGATCCAGCAGGTGTCCAGCGCCCCCAGCACCAGGATGGATGTGGTACACCTCCAGGAGCAGCTGGACCTGAAGCTGCAGCAGCGGCAGGCCCGGGAGACTGGCATCTGCCCGGTGCGCCGGGAGCTGTACTCGCAGTGTTTCG ATGAGCTGATCCGTGAGGTTACCATCAGCTGTGCGGAGcgagggctgctgctgctgcgagTCCGGGACGAGATCCGCATGACCATTGCTGCCTACCAGACCCTGTATGAGAGCAGCGTGGCATTTGGCATGAGGAAGGCGCTGCAGGCCGAGCAGGGGAAGTCAGACATGGAGAAGAAA ATTGCAGAATTAGAAACGGAAAAGCGAGATTTGGAGAGGCAAGTGAACGAGCAGAAGGCAAAATGTGAGGCCATCGAGAAGCGGGAGAGTGAGAGGAGACAGGTGGAGGAGACGAAGCACAAAGAAGAGATTCAGTTCCTGAAGCGGACTAATCAGCAGCTGAAG